From the genome of Geobacter sp. SVR, one region includes:
- a CDS encoding lytic transglycosylase domain-containing protein, with the protein MVIQALLVLSPPEGCADIYKYEDSEGVLHFTDAPTDKRFVIFMRDIKKDRELRTRLKLSQNANPAEYEQIIKTCSEKYGVSAPLIKAVIHAESGYNPNAVSHKGASGLMQLMPGTAKSLKVSNSFNPRDNVEGGVKYLRFLLDTFRGDVSLALAAYNAGLNKVAKFGGIPPYAETRTYVDRVLSYMQSYQAN; encoded by the coding sequence ATGGTTATCCAGGCACTGCTGGTGCTGTCTCCCCCGGAAGGTTGTGCCGACATCTACAAATACGAGGACAGCGAAGGTGTTCTTCATTTTACGGATGCCCCTACCGACAAGCGTTTCGTGATTTTCATGCGGGACATCAAGAAGGACAGGGAACTGCGCACCCGTTTGAAGCTCTCCCAGAATGCCAATCCCGCAGAATACGAACAAATCATCAAGACCTGCTCGGAGAAATACGGTGTCAGCGCCCCGCTCATCAAGGCCGTCATTCACGCCGAGTCAGGCTATAACCCCAATGCCGTTTCGCACAAAGGAGCCAGCGGCCTGATGCAGCTCATGCCCGGCACCGCCAAGTCACTCAAGGTGAGCAACAGCTTCAATCCCCGGGACAATGTCGAAGGGGGGGTAAAATACCTTCGTTTTCTGCTGGATACCTTTCGGGGAGATGTCTCCCTGGCCCTGGCAGCTTACAATGCCGGGCTGAACAAGGTGGCCAAGTTCGGCGGGATACCTCCCTATGCCGAAACCCGCACCTATGTGGACCGGGTACTGTCCTACATGCAATCATACCAGGCAAACTGA
- the pgsA gene encoding CDP-diacylglycerol--glycerol-3-phosphate 3-phosphatidyltransferase, with protein MTPRQNHPILNLPNILTMMRIAAIPLMAGLLMSPSRQAGFWAAAVFALASITDWLDGYLARRMGIVTVFGKFLDPIADKLIVMAALIMILPYGRVPAWMVLVILGREIIITGLRGIASSEGIVIQASDLGKYKTIFQIVAILGLLLHYNYNWLFGIGHPLLQVDMHNVGMFYLAIATLLTIWSGVDYLAKFFKVIIR; from the coding sequence ATGACACCACGACAAAACCACCCCATTCTCAACCTTCCCAACATTCTGACCATGATGAGGATTGCCGCCATTCCCCTGATGGCCGGGCTTCTCATGTCCCCGAGCAGGCAGGCCGGATTCTGGGCGGCAGCAGTCTTTGCCCTGGCTTCGATTACCGATTGGCTGGACGGATACTTGGCTCGCAGAATGGGCATCGTAACTGTCTTCGGAAAGTTTCTCGATCCTATCGCGGACAAGCTGATCGTGATGGCTGCCCTGATCATGATCTTGCCGTATGGACGGGTGCCGGCCTGGATGGTGCTGGTCATTCTGGGGAGGGAAATCATTATCACCGGCCTGCGGGGAATCGCCTCCAGCGAGGGCATTGTCATTCAGGCCAGCGATTTGGGGAAGTATAAGACAATATTCCAGATCGTCGCCATTCTGGGATTGCTGCTGCATTACAACTACAACTGGCTGTTCGGCATCGGGCATCCGCTGCTGCAGGTGGACATGCACAATGTCGGCATGTTCTACCTCGCGATTGCGACGTTGCTGACGATCTGGTCGGGGGTAGATTACCTGGCAAAGTTCTTCAAAGTAATCATTCGCTGA
- a CDS encoding ExeA family protein, whose protein sequence is MYTKYFGFNEKPFTLTPNPRFIFLSKNHKEAFAHLLYGINNHYGFIELIGEIGTGKTTALRTLLGQLQDDHYRSALILNPCMTGTELLRSINQEFGIDSGSEHSNELIASLNRFLLAENREGQTVVLVIDEAQNLQAEVLEQVRLISNLETEDDKLIQIILAGQPELEHLLERPELRQLNQRIAVRYKLQSMTEDETRAYIRHRMEVAGETGGVAFSRAGLKLIYFYTRGVPRMINIVCDRSLLVAYGDERRTISAATVARAIWENLHPGRSRRLSLACAGIVALLLTVSAMGWFAGRPLFEYASTTAGSGKKETAGATMPVTPAVLTGSPAGPPPAPASVVTSSTNLEKELLAGNQNDAHILAFNALMARWDAPPIKVMKGHLSVPGMFARLAAKRNLQLTPFKGELEDALRFDLPVLATTRIPGEFGNYCLAVTSVDRDSLATSPQPSSGGTIRKEDLARIAGGTYYLLWRNYGQIPNIIEPGEKQFEIRALQRLLKQAGFYRHPIDGDYSSATIAAVREFQRSRGIPANDSVGELTLAALSIYDSAHAIPSLKRGAPKP, encoded by the coding sequence ATGTATACCAAATACTTCGGATTCAACGAAAAACCGTTTACGCTGACGCCCAATCCCCGCTTTATTTTCCTCAGTAAAAACCACAAGGAAGCTTTTGCCCACCTGCTGTACGGCATCAACAACCACTACGGGTTCATAGAGCTGATCGGCGAAATCGGTACCGGCAAGACCACGGCATTGAGAACCCTGCTGGGGCAGTTGCAGGACGATCATTACCGCAGCGCCCTGATTTTGAACCCCTGCATGACCGGTACCGAGCTGCTGCGCAGCATCAACCAGGAGTTCGGCATCGACTCAGGCAGCGAACACTCCAACGAGCTGATCGCATCCCTCAACCGTTTCCTGCTGGCAGAGAACCGCGAAGGACAGACCGTGGTCCTGGTGATAGACGAAGCCCAGAACCTGCAGGCCGAGGTGCTGGAACAGGTCCGCCTGATCTCCAATCTGGAAACCGAAGACGACAAGCTCATACAGATTATTCTGGCCGGCCAGCCGGAACTGGAACATCTTCTGGAGCGCCCCGAACTTCGCCAGCTCAATCAACGCATAGCGGTCCGCTACAAGCTCCAATCCATGACCGAGGACGAGACGCGGGCCTATATCAGGCATCGCATGGAAGTGGCCGGGGAAACCGGTGGCGTGGCTTTCAGTCGAGCAGGCCTCAAGTTGATCTATTTCTACACCCGCGGCGTTCCACGGATGATCAACATCGTCTGTGACAGGTCTCTTCTGGTCGCTTATGGTGATGAGCGCCGGACCATTTCCGCAGCTACCGTTGCCCGGGCCATCTGGGAAAATCTCCATCCCGGCCGGAGCCGGCGCCTGTCCCTGGCATGTGCCGGCATCGTGGCGCTGCTTCTGACCGTGTCGGCCATGGGCTGGTTTGCTGGCCGCCCCTTGTTTGAGTACGCTTCCACCACGGCCGGATCAGGCAAAAAAGAGACGGCTGGTGCAACCATGCCGGTCACTCCGGCCGTTTTGACCGGCAGTCCGGCAGGACCGCCCCCTGCACCCGCCTCAGTGGTCACTTCCTCCACAAATCTGGAAAAGGAGCTGCTGGCCGGCAACCAGAACGATGCGCATATCCTCGCATTCAATGCCCTTATGGCGCGCTGGGACGCCCCCCCCATCAAAGTAATGAAAGGGCATTTGAGCGTTCCGGGCATGTTCGCCCGCCTTGCCGCCAAAAGAAACCTGCAGCTCACCCCCTTCAAAGGTGAACTGGAGGATGCCCTGCGCTTCGACCTTCCCGTGCTGGCAACCACCAGGATTCCCGGTGAATTCGGCAACTACTGCCTGGCGGTGACATCCGTGGACAGGGATTCACTGGCCACCTCGCCACAACCTTCATCGGGCGGTACGATCAGAAAAGAAGATCTGGCACGGATTGCCGGTGGCACCTACTACCTGCTCTGGAGAAATTACGGGCAAATACCCAACATCATAGAGCCTGGGGAGAAACAGTTCGAAATACGCGCCCTGCAGCGGCTGCTGAAGCAGGCCGGCTTTTACCGCCATCCGATCGACGGAGACTACAGCAGCGCCACCATCGCTGCGGTACGCGAGTTCCAGCGTTCCCGGGGTATTCCTGCCAACGATTCCGTCGGCGAGCTGACGCTGGCAGCGCTCTCGATATACGACTCGGCTCACGCGATCCCATCACTGAAAAGAGGTGCGCCGAAACCATGA
- a CDS encoding KamA family radical SAM protein, producing MRYIAFKPAIPDSMIQNSLDSSDLRRVVATYPFRISGYYAGLIRYQDDPIWRQCIPDVRELDDGQHPDPLAETALSPVPKLIHRYPDRVVVLVSNRCPVYCRFCMRKRHVGREDTPLSLPEFEQILAYIAARPAIRDVILSGGDPLMLDDGSLRYLLTRLRAISHVGVIRLGTRIPVTLPERVTPELCGILRQFHPLYINTHFNHPAEMTTASAEACRLLADAGIPLGNQTVLLRGVNDTVETMRELMTGLLQLRVRPYYIHQMDLVKGTGHFRTPLSTGLEIMKGLRGHVSGLAVPYYVIDLPDGKGKVPVLPDAAEREGDMWTLTTYQGERVRYRDLTALPG from the coding sequence ATGCGATATATAGCATTCAAGCCGGCAATACCCGACAGCATGATCCAAAACAGTCTGGATTCATCCGACCTGCGGAGGGTGGTTGCAACCTACCCCTTCCGCATTTCCGGTTACTATGCCGGCCTGATCCGGTACCAGGATGATCCGATCTGGCGTCAGTGCATCCCGGATGTCCGCGAACTGGACGATGGGCAACACCCTGATCCGCTTGCCGAGACTGCCCTCAGTCCGGTGCCCAAGCTCATCCACCGCTATCCGGACCGTGTCGTGGTGCTCGTCTCGAACCGATGCCCGGTATATTGCCGTTTCTGCATGCGCAAACGCCATGTGGGAAGGGAAGATACACCCCTCAGTCTGCCGGAGTTCGAACAGATCCTTGCCTATATCGCGGCCAGGCCTGCCATCCGGGACGTCATTCTTTCGGGCGGGGACCCGCTCATGCTCGACGACGGCTCCCTGCGGTACCTGCTGACGAGGCTGCGTGCCATCAGCCATGTGGGCGTGATCCGTCTCGGCACCCGCATTCCCGTTACCCTGCCGGAACGCGTGACCCCGGAATTGTGCGGCATCCTCAGGCAGTTTCACCCGCTGTATATCAACACCCACTTCAATCATCCGGCGGAGATGACGACCGCATCGGCCGAAGCCTGCCGGCTGCTGGCGGATGCCGGCATTCCGCTGGGAAACCAGACGGTGCTGCTGCGCGGGGTAAACGACACGGTTGAAACGATGAGGGAGTTGATGACCGGACTGCTGCAGCTCAGAGTCAGACCCTATTATATCCATCAGATGGACCTGGTCAAGGGAACCGGCCATTTTCGGACACCTCTATCGACGGGACTTGAGATAATGAAAGGCTTGCGCGGGCATGTTTCCGGGCTGGCAGTGCCGTACTACGTGATCGATCTGCCGGACGGCAAGGGGAAAGTGCCGGTGCTGCCCGATGCTGCCGAGAGGGAAGGGGATATGTGGACGCTGACGACCTATCAGGGTGAGCGGGTACGTTATCGCGATCTTACAGCTCTTCCGGGGTAA
- the epmA gene encoding EF-P lysine aminoacylase EpmA, with protein sequence MPHRIHNLHLRAAIIRAIRSFFEDQGFLEVETPLRIPANAVEEHIEPLPTAHWYLQTSPEVCMKRLLCRGHDRIFQISRCWRGEERGRRHCPEFTMLEWYRSNGDYRDLMRDCENLLSRVVSECRRTGSMIYQGESIALDRKAEHLTVREAFARYCSKRMEEAVKDGSFDELMVTCIEPGLPRNVPVILKDYPTEMAALARLKPEDRSVAERFELYAGGLELANGFSELNDPPEQRERFLQANCTRLSNGMPRLPLPEPFLDELAAMPPSAGIALGVDRLVMLLADTDTIDDVVAFTPEEL encoded by the coding sequence ATGCCGCATCGAATCCACAACCTGCACCTGCGCGCAGCCATAATCCGGGCCATCAGGTCTTTCTTCGAAGACCAGGGATTTCTGGAGGTGGAGACCCCTCTCCGGATACCGGCCAATGCCGTCGAGGAACACATCGAACCTCTGCCGACGGCGCACTGGTACCTGCAAACCTCTCCCGAGGTCTGTATGAAACGGCTTCTGTGCCGCGGGCATGACAGAATATTCCAGATCAGCCGCTGCTGGCGCGGCGAGGAACGGGGCCGCCGACACTGCCCCGAGTTCACCATGCTGGAATGGTATCGCAGCAACGGCGACTATCGGGACCTGATGAGGGACTGTGAGAACCTGTTGAGCCGGGTGGTATCTGAATGCAGGAGAACGGGCTCCATGATCTATCAGGGAGAATCGATCGCCCTGGACCGGAAAGCGGAGCACCTGACGGTTCGGGAGGCCTTTGCGCGCTACTGTTCGAAAAGGATGGAAGAGGCCGTGAAGGACGGCAGTTTTGACGAACTCATGGTGACCTGCATCGAGCCGGGACTGCCGCGCAACGTCCCGGTTATCCTGAAGGATTACCCGACCGAGATGGCGGCCCTTGCCCGTCTGAAGCCTGAAGATCGGAGCGTGGCCGAACGATTCGAACTGTACGCCGGCGGACTGGAACTGGCCAACGGATTCAGCGAGCTCAACGACCCCCCTGAGCAGCGTGAACGGTTCCTGCAGGCGAACTGCACGCGGCTGTCGAACGGCATGCCCCGCCTGCCCCTTCCGGAACCGTTTCTCGATGAATTGGCCGCCATGCCCCCTTCGGCCGGGATCGCACTCGGCGTCGATCGCCTGGTGATGCTGCTGGCAGATACGGACACGATCGACGATGTGGTGGCATTTACCCCGGAAGAGCTGTAA
- the efp gene encoding elongation factor P, giving the protein MYSVADLKKGLKIILDGDPYVVIAFDFTKPGKGQALYRTKMRNMINGTILDRTYRSGETFDPASLEERQMEYLYKEDTHYTFMDQQTYEQVMMEEETLGDAKNFLLENLKVDVLLFGEKAIGVTLPNFVNLRVTQTDPWAKGDTSGNDSKPATVETGYVLRVPPFIEEGELITIDTRTGEYSTRVKG; this is encoded by the coding sequence ATGTACAGCGTAGCGGATTTGAAAAAAGGTCTCAAAATCATACTCGACGGCGACCCCTACGTCGTTATCGCCTTCGATTTCACCAAGCCCGGCAAAGGCCAGGCTCTTTATCGCACAAAAATGCGCAACATGATCAACGGCACCATCCTCGACCGGACCTACCGCTCCGGCGAAACCTTCGATCCAGCCAGCCTGGAAGAACGCCAGATGGAATACCTCTACAAGGAGGACACCCACTACACGTTCATGGACCAGCAGACCTATGAGCAGGTTATGATGGAAGAGGAGACGCTGGGTGACGCCAAAAATTTTCTGCTGGAAAACCTGAAGGTGGATGTGCTGCTGTTCGGCGAAAAGGCCATCGGGGTCACCCTGCCCAATTTCGTGAATCTGCGGGTTACCCAGACCGATCCGTGGGCCAAGGGGGACACCTCCGGCAACGATTCGAAACCGGCCACCGTTGAAACCGGCTACGTGCTGAGAGTCCCTCCCTTCATCGAAGAAGGTGAACTGATCACCATCGATACCCGCACCGGCGAGTACTCCACCCGGGTCAAGGGGTAA
- the infA gene encoding translation initiation factor IF-1 produces MSKEEAIEVEGTVIEPLPNAMFRVKLENDHVVLAHISGKMRKYFIKILPGDKVTVELSPYDLSRGRITYRAK; encoded by the coding sequence ATGAGTAAAGAAGAGGCCATTGAAGTCGAAGGAACGGTAATCGAACCACTCCCCAATGCCATGTTTCGGGTCAAACTCGAAAACGACCATGTGGTATTGGCCCATATCTCCGGCAAAATGCGCAAATATTTCATCAAGATACTTCCCGGCGATAAAGTTACCGTCGAACTTTCCCCCTACGACTTGAGCCGCGGCCGTATTACCTATCGCGCCAAATAA
- a CDS encoding AlpA family transcriptional regulator — protein sequence MDSPLKKKDTRTSEDMYHDAPLFAEFGAPFVTKPKAATDKTPKTGKKKPPTTGKSPRKKAAKPGRSASQPRAPKPVNKEALLLSVADMCALLGVSRATLIRMDNGGKLPGRIKLGGSVKYHRETVETWLKEMIVKSDT from the coding sequence ATGGATTCTCCCTTGAAAAAGAAGGATACCCGCACCAGCGAGGATATGTATCACGATGCGCCGCTGTTTGCCGAGTTCGGCGCCCCATTTGTGACGAAACCCAAAGCCGCTACAGACAAGACCCCAAAGACGGGCAAAAAAAAGCCTCCGACCACAGGAAAATCCCCCAGAAAAAAAGCTGCCAAACCGGGTCGATCGGCATCGCAGCCGCGTGCGCCAAAACCGGTCAACAAAGAGGCGCTGCTGCTATCGGTGGCGGACATGTGCGCACTCCTGGGGGTATCGAGGGCAACGCTCATTAGAATGGACAACGGAGGAAAACTGCCCGGCCGGATAAAACTGGGAGGTTCCGTCAAATACCATAGGGAAACGGTTGAAACCTGGCTGAAAGAAATGATCGTAAAATCGGATACCTGA
- a CDS encoding SDR family NAD(P)-dependent oxidoreductase: protein MERTEDTTILITGATDGLGEKVATDLARGGMTLLLHGRNPEKGRRVLAGIRETTGNERLHYLNADLASLDEVRRLAAEVSGSRPRLDVLINNAGLGAGSRPAQRETSTDGFELRWGVNYLAPFLLTRLLLPLLRATAEKAGESRIVNVASVAQRSIDFDDVMLERSYDGMRAYSQSKLALVMLTFDLAEQLAGTGVTATALHPASLMDTRMVREWFGTPRTTVEEGARHVELLAVSKELAGVNGIYFDQDKPSRVQEQAYDEDSRRRLRELSLRWTGLG, encoded by the coding sequence ATGGAACGCACGGAAGACACAACCATTCTCATAACCGGCGCTACGGACGGATTGGGAGAAAAGGTGGCAACAGACCTTGCCCGAGGCGGCATGACGCTGCTGCTCCATGGCAGGAATCCGGAGAAAGGGCGGCGGGTGCTGGCCGGGATCCGGGAGACCACGGGCAACGAACGGTTGCACTATCTCAATGCCGATCTGGCTTCCCTGGACGAGGTGCGCCGTCTGGCCGCGGAGGTCTCCGGCAGCCGCCCCCGTCTCGACGTACTGATCAACAATGCCGGCCTTGGGGCCGGTTCAAGGCCCGCACAACGGGAGACCAGCACCGACGGCTTCGAATTGAGGTGGGGAGTCAACTACCTGGCCCCCTTCCTGCTCACCCGCCTGCTCCTGCCGCTGCTGCGTGCGACAGCGGAAAAGGCCGGAGAGTCGCGCATCGTCAATGTGGCCTCGGTCGCCCAGCGAAGCATCGATTTCGACGATGTCATGCTGGAACGCTCCTACGACGGCATGCGCGCCTACAGCCAGAGCAAACTGGCACTGGTGATGCTGACCTTCGATCTGGCCGAGCAATTGGCTGGCACCGGGGTGACAGCCACCGCCCTGCACCCGGCATCGCTGATGGATACCAGGATGGTGCGCGAATGGTTCGGCACCCCGCGAACGACCGTGGAAGAGGGCGCACGCCATGTGGAACTCCTGGCAGTTTCGAAAGAACTGGCCGGAGTGAACGGAATCTACTTCGACCAGGACAAGCCATCCAGAGTCCAGGAACAGGCCTATGACGAAGATTCCCGCAGGCGCCTGAGGGAATTGAGCCTCAGGTGGACCGGACTGGGATGA
- a CDS encoding cupin domain-containing protein has product MIVQGKNHSAEHLGSFATLLERDFLGFHGKYFVGENLGLTGCEVSLNRLPAGKGMPFVHSHKKNEELYIVLRGSGIFYIDGEEFPIGEGSLIRVAPEGERAWKAGTEDLYFICIQAEAGSLSQATREDGMLLETKTSWMKQ; this is encoded by the coding sequence ATGATCGTTCAAGGCAAAAACCACAGCGCCGAGCACCTCGGTTCATTCGCAACCCTGCTGGAGCGGGATTTTCTCGGGTTCCACGGCAAGTATTTCGTCGGCGAAAACCTGGGGCTGACTGGTTGTGAGGTGTCGCTCAACCGTCTGCCGGCCGGCAAGGGAATGCCCTTTGTCCACAGCCACAAGAAGAACGAAGAGCTGTACATCGTGCTGCGAGGCAGCGGGATTTTCTACATCGACGGCGAAGAATTCCCGATCGGCGAAGGCAGTCTGATCCGTGTGGCGCCCGAAGGGGAACGGGCGTGGAAGGCCGGCACTGAAGACCTGTATTTCATCTGTATTCAAGCCGAAGCGGGGAGCCTTTCCCAGGCCACACGGGAAGATGGGATGCTGCTTGAGACAAAAACCTCGTGGATGAAGCAATGA
- a CDS encoding TetR/AcrR family transcriptional regulator, which yields MTYNPDTVLNAALELFWSQGYEATSLNDLLTAMRLSKSSFYQAFGGKKELFLRCVERYRGRVDELLREKFAASRSARAFIEQILLSAANESRQPLALRRGCLLMNTATEFALKDSEVALQVNNGFESLRAILGAAIRRGQSEQDIAADLDPDKAANYLLSSLGGLKTVVKGGADEQQVRDIVAVILRALD from the coding sequence TTGACATACAACCCTGACACGGTCCTGAACGCCGCGCTGGAGCTGTTCTGGTCCCAGGGCTATGAGGCGACCTCGCTGAACGATCTGCTGACTGCCATGAGGCTGTCCAAAAGTAGTTTCTACCAGGCTTTTGGAGGGAAGAAGGAACTGTTTCTGCGCTGTGTGGAACGCTACCGGGGAAGGGTCGATGAACTGCTGCGCGAAAAATTTGCGGCTTCACGCTCCGCACGTGCCTTCATCGAGCAGATCCTGCTCTCTGCGGCTAACGAGTCGCGGCAGCCGCTGGCATTGCGGCGCGGCTGCCTGCTGATGAATACCGCCACGGAATTTGCTCTCAAGGACAGCGAGGTGGCGCTTCAGGTGAACAACGGCTTTGAAAGCTTGCGGGCCATCCTGGGCGCAGCGATACGGCGCGGCCAGTCCGAACAGGACATCGCTGCCGATCTGGATCCGGACAAGGCGGCCAATTACCTTCTCAGCAGCCTGGGAGGCCTGAAGACCGTGGTCAAAGGGGGAGCTGATGAACAGCAGGTTCGCGATATCGTTGCCGTTATTCTGAGAGCGCTCGACTGA
- a CDS encoding nucleotidyltransferase, with translation MSGGQMEQEMEKGGVLLTRLVPPEQWAVYDPVFAEGARRGISFVIGGGLAVSVYSGHPRNTKDLDLFVRQEQSGALLDMLRGLGFDEYTELPYDRTWSYRAFRQGAIVDVLWKTLNGKSAVDEQWLTEGWEVTVRGTRVRLIPLEELIVSKLYILKPDRTDWPDILNLLYTRVNGLRWSRLLEMLGDDRLLLGGVMSVFRWLCPGRAALVPAHLWEQLGLPPPHFGPPADQDKIALLAAGQWFCGAES, from the coding sequence ATGTCCGGCGGACAAATGGAACAGGAAATGGAAAAGGGGGGCGTTCTTCTGACGCGGCTCGTGCCGCCGGAACAGTGGGCCGTTTATGATCCCGTGTTCGCAGAGGGGGCCAGGCGCGGTATAAGCTTCGTCATCGGCGGTGGCCTGGCTGTTTCCGTCTATTCTGGGCACCCCCGCAATACCAAGGACCTGGACCTCTTTGTGCGGCAGGAGCAAAGCGGAGCGCTCCTGGACATGCTCCGGGGGCTGGGCTTCGATGAGTATACCGAGCTCCCCTATGACCGGACCTGGAGCTATCGCGCGTTCCGGCAGGGGGCTATTGTGGACGTGCTCTGGAAAACGCTGAACGGCAAGTCTGCGGTGGATGAACAGTGGCTGACCGAAGGCTGGGAGGTGACGGTCAGGGGGACCCGGGTGCGGCTGATTCCGCTGGAAGAGCTGATCGTGAGCAAGCTGTATATCCTGAAGCCGGACCGGACCGACTGGCCGGATATCCTGAATCTGCTATACACCCGGGTGAACGGTCTCCGATGGTCACGCCTGCTGGAGATGCTGGGGGATGACCGCCTGCTCCTGGGAGGGGTGATGAGCGTCTTTCGCTGGCTCTGCCCCGGCCGGGCAGCGCTGGTGCCGGCTCATCTCTGGGAGCAACTGGGGCTGCCGCCACCCCATTTCGGCCCGCCGGCGGACCAGGACAAAATAGCCCTGCTTGCGGCCGGGCAGTGGTTCTGCGGAGCAGAGTCATGA
- a CDS encoding sugar phosphate isomerase/epimerase — MKIGAMNHPAADPVNEIRRFAALGLDFVDLTLEPPGAGWWQCDPLTVRQALDDHGLGVVGHTAYYLPLGHPFEEVRRGAVEAFRRSLEFFAGIGAAWMNIHPDRHAPMHSRTFVIRQNLKSLAELLQVAEGSGVGIMIENLPGDFNSADQLGQLLDPQPQLGLHLDIGHTELMVERCTLEGILARFAERVRHVHLHDNKGGTADLHLPLGAGTIDVASHVRAVKQAGYDGTITLEVFTPDPDYLSLSAEKLRAMWDGA, encoded by the coding sequence ATGAAGATCGGCGCCATGAACCATCCCGCAGCGGACCCGGTGAACGAGATCCGCAGATTTGCCGCCCTGGGGCTCGATTTCGTCGACCTGACCCTGGAGCCGCCGGGAGCGGGATGGTGGCAGTGCGATCCGCTGACGGTCAGGCAGGCCCTGGACGACCATGGTCTGGGCGTTGTCGGACATACCGCCTATTACCTCCCCCTTGGCCATCCCTTCGAGGAGGTGCGCCGGGGGGCAGTGGAGGCCTTCCGCCGTTCGCTGGAGTTCTTTGCCGGAATCGGAGCGGCCTGGATGAACATCCATCCCGATCGGCACGCACCGATGCACAGCCGCACGTTCGTGATCCGGCAGAACCTGAAGAGCCTTGCCGAACTGCTCCAGGTCGCCGAGGGGAGTGGGGTGGGGATCATGATCGAAAACCTGCCCGGCGACTTCAACAGTGCCGATCAACTGGGCCAGCTGCTCGATCCGCAGCCCCAACTGGGGCTGCACCTGGACATCGGCCACACCGAGCTGATGGTTGAACGGTGTACGCTGGAGGGCATTCTGGCCCGCTTTGCCGAGCGGGTCCGGCATGTCCACCTCCACGACAACAAGGGGGGCACTGCCGATCTTCATCTCCCGCTGGGGGCCGGCACCATCGATGTGGCCAGTCACGTGCGGGCAGTCAAGCAGGCCGGCTATGACGGCACCATCACCCTGGAGGTCTTCACCCCCGATCCTGACTACCTCAGCCTGAGCGCCGAAAAGCTGCGGGCCATGTGGGATGGCGCCTGA
- a CDS encoding rhodanese-like domain-containing protein produces MFRTVCMVVILATLMAGTVLAESYNYVKPETMKTWLETKKPVIVVDIQVPAEFAKRHLPGSVETNAFPVKSDEEKKRLENVLATIGSSRDDVVIVCPRGGGGAKNTYEYLKSKGVDEKRMYILEKGIEGWPYPQMCATGR; encoded by the coding sequence ATGTTCAGAACTGTTTGTATGGTAGTGATCCTGGCAACACTGATGGCCGGTACGGTGCTGGCCGAGTCGTACAATTACGTGAAGCCCGAGACGATGAAGACGTGGCTCGAAACGAAAAAGCCGGTAATCGTGGTGGATATTCAGGTTCCGGCCGAATTTGCGAAGCGTCATCTGCCGGGATCGGTGGAAACCAACGCGTTTCCGGTCAAGAGCGACGAGGAGAAAAAGCGCCTGGAAAATGTGCTGGCAACGATCGGCAGCTCCCGTGACGATGTGGTCATCGTCTGCCCCCGGGGGGGTGGTGGAGCCAAGAACACCTACGAATACCTGAAGTCGAAAGGTGTGGACGAGAAGCGCATGTACATTCTGGAGAAAGGCATTGAAGGCTGGCCCTACCCGCAGATGTGCGCCACCGGGAGATAG